The Aphelocoma coerulescens isolate FSJ_1873_10779 chromosome 14, UR_Acoe_1.0, whole genome shotgun sequence genome has a window encoding:
- the CCDC78 gene encoding coiled-coil domain-containing protein 78 has translation MGKLPGSKKDFPGRMVLSEEEKLKISKDLVDLQIETNKMKERYETENFELKNTLQALESRVQELELCSARVTEERDSLRERLRVLESSRQQLAEEFIILKSNYLALGRELDQEVMRNEELTQELLSLAKESAHPAGSAQQSSPELRRGRAAGHPRSARRGKPKDAAVPEHEQQELERNLLGNQDHTKVELEKLKKAHDEQQQKLEERVLALGKELQEAKGAIGDSRHRLAEQSAVLLTSQRQLQEVEAENSRLQLRLKELNEEYRSRLAQYIRDVANYMDSKPSSVTGHDKVPAGQAAMKHFVDSMLRDIRASYKSREEQLARAARGYKKRMKDLAKKHENLLIAYGLQREQIRSLGSSAVDCGPAELHFSITDPELLTNSSRELNRLREEKAKLEMQLQELQKKSLKEASALPVPREQQLDEEGWAEVRKQLREFAHNTQKDLEQERSQLLTRAVVAEEQVSELQEYIDQHLARYKQEILRLRNAESSEVPRAPRARTARHQP, from the exons atggggaagcTGCCTGGCTCCAAGAAAGATTTTCCAGGCAGGATGGTCCTCAGTGAAGAGGAAAAACTGAAG ATTTCCAAAGACCTCGTGGATCTCCAAATCGAGACGAACAAAATGAAGGAGCGTTATGAGACTGAGAACTTCGAACTGAAAAATACG ctccaggccctGGAGAGCCgagtgcaggagctggagctgtgcagtGCCAGGGTCACGGAGGAGCGAGATTCCTTGCGGGAGCGCCTGCGGGTCCTGGAGAGCAGCcggcagcagctggcagaggagTTCATCATCCTGAAAAGCAACTACCTGGCCCTTGGCAGAGAACTGGACCAGGAG GTGATGAGGAATGAGGAGCTGACCCAagagctgctcagcctggccaaAGAGAGCGCCCACCCCGCTGGCTCGGCCCAGCAATCCTCCCCCGAGCTGCGAagagggagagcagcaggacatCCCCGCTCTGCTCGGAGGGGGAAG cccaaagatgcagctgtccctgaacacgagcagcaggagctggaaagaAAC TTGCTTGGAAACCAGGATCACACAAAAGTGGAGCTtgagaaactgaagaaagcCCACgatgagcagcagcagaagctggagGAGCGAGT GCTGGCGCtggggaaggagctgcaggaggcgaAGGGAGCGATCGGGGACAGCCGGCACCGGCTGGCGGAGCAGTCAGCG gtgctgctcACGTCCCAGAGGCAGCTCCAGGAGGTGGAGGCAGAGAACTCCCGGCTGCAGCTCCGGCTGAAGGAGCTGAACGAGGAATATCGCTCCCGGCTGGCGCAGTACATCAGGGATGTGGCG AACTACATGGACAGCAAACCCAGCAGCGTGACAGGACATGACAAGGTCCCGGCTGGCCAGGCTGCCATGAAGCACTTTGTGGACAGCATGCTCAGGGATATCCGGGCTTCCTACAAGTCCCGGGAGGAGCAGCTGGCGAGGGCAGCACGTGGGTACAAGAAACGCATGAAGGACTTGGCCAAGAAGCACGAGAACCTGCTGATTGCCTATGG GCTGCAGCGGGAGCAGATCCGCTCCCTGGGGAGCAGTGCCGTGGATTGTGGCCCTGCTGAGCTCCACTTCTCCATCACGGACCCAGAGCTGCTGACAAACAGCTCCCGGGAGCTGAATCGGCTGCGGGAGGAGAAGGCAAAGCTGGAGAtgcagctccaggagctgcagaag AAAAGCCTGAAAGAAGCCTCTGCCCTTCCAGTGCCTCGGGAGCA GCAGCTGGATGAGGagggctgggcagaggtcagGAAGCAGCTCCGGGAATTCGCACACAACACCCAG AAGGATctggagcaggagaggagcCAGCTGCTGACCCGGGCTGTGGTGGCAGAGGAGCAGGTGTCGGAGCTGCAGGAGTACATAGATCAGCACCTTGCCAG GTACAAGCAGGAGATCCTCCGGCTGCGGAACGCTGAGAGCAGCGAGGTGCCCCGAGCGCCCCGTGCCAGGACCGCCAGGCACCAGCCATAG
- the ANTKMT gene encoding adenine nucleotide translocase lysine N-methyltransferase isoform X2, giving the protein MEPCWEPGEPGEPGEPGWARPGGALGGRGLLALAVASGAAAWATWAVLLMPGFRRVPLRLQVPYQPSSPRQVANALALLRGRAGKTVDLGSGDGRLVLEAHRQGLRPALGYELNPWLLCLANYRAWKAGYHGKVSFMKKDLWKVNLSDCHNVIVFLAPSVKPPLATKLLAELPDDARVVAGRFPFPSWTPSSTLGQGLEQVWAYDMKEVRREVQGSAQGSRI; this is encoded by the exons ATGGAGCCGTGCTGGGAGCCGGGCGAGCCGGGGGAGCcgggggagccgggctgggcaCGGCCCGGGGGCGCGCTGGGCGGCCGGGgactgctggcactggccgtggCCAGCGGGGCGGCCGCATGGGCCACCTGGGCCGTGCTGCTGATGCCCGGCTTCCGCCGCGTCCCCCTGCGCCTGCAG GTGCCCTACCAGCCCTCCAGCCCCCGGCAAGTGGCCAACGCCCTGGCACTGCTGCGGGGGCGCGCCGGGAAGACCGTGGATCTGGGATCCGGAGATGGACGGCTC GTGCTCGAGGCTCACAGGCAGGGGCTGAGGCCAGCCCTGGGCTATGAGCTCAACCCCTGGCTGCTGTGTCTGGCCAACTACCGTGCCTGGAAGGCCGGGTACCATGGGAAGGTCTCCTTCATGAAGAAGGATCTGTGGAAG GTGAATCTTTCCGACTGCCACAACGTGATTGTGTTCCTGGCCCCCAGCGTG AAACCTCCCTTGGCCACCAAGCTCCTGGCAGAACTGCCTGACGACGCCCGAGTGGTGGCTGGacgcttccccttcccctcctggacccccagcagcaccctggggcaggggctggagcaggtctGGGCCTACGACATGAAGGAGGTGCGGAGAGAAGTGCAGGGCAGCGCCCAGGGAAGCCGGATCTGA
- the ANTKMT gene encoding adenine nucleotide translocase lysine N-methyltransferase isoform X1 yields the protein MEPCWEPGEPGEPGEPGWARPGGALGGRGLLALAVASGAAAWATWAVLLMPGFRRVPLRLQVPYQPSSPRQVANALALLRGRAGKTVDLGSGDGRLVNLSDCHNVIVFLAPSVKPPLATKLLAELPDDARVVAGRFPFPSWTPSSTLGQGLEQVWAYDMKEVRREVQGSAQGSRI from the exons ATGGAGCCGTGCTGGGAGCCGGGCGAGCCGGGGGAGCcgggggagccgggctgggcaCGGCCCGGGGGCGCGCTGGGCGGCCGGGgactgctggcactggccgtggCCAGCGGGGCGGCCGCATGGGCCACCTGGGCCGTGCTGCTGATGCCCGGCTTCCGCCGCGTCCCCCTGCGCCTGCAG GTGCCCTACCAGCCCTCCAGCCCCCGGCAAGTGGCCAACGCCCTGGCACTGCTGCGGGGGCGCGCCGGGAAGACCGTGGATCTGGGATCCGGAGATGGACGGCTC GTGAATCTTTCCGACTGCCACAACGTGATTGTGTTCCTGGCCCCCAGCGTG AAACCTCCCTTGGCCACCAAGCTCCTGGCAGAACTGCCTGACGACGCCCGAGTGGTGGCTGGacgcttccccttcccctcctggacccccagcagcaccctggggcaggggctggagcaggtctGGGCCTACGACATGAAGGAGGTGCGGAGAGAAGTGCAGGGCAGCGCCCAGGGAAGCCGGATCTGA